GATCATGGCCTGCTGCCGTTGATGGGTCGAGTTCATATGTGCCTGGAGATGAGGATCCTGTGGACGTCACCCCAAATGATGAAGAGAATGATTCAGAGGACGATCATGGCCTGCAGACCCCGCAGAGCTCCGAAGCAAGAGGACACGAGACAGCTCGCAAAGCCTACGCAGTACTGCTACGAGCCCCGACAAGAAGACGAAGAGCCCGGCAGTCCGAGCCATGGTGTCTCAAATGCAGCTGCACAACGAGATACAAACCCAAAGGAATGCAGCCATGAAAGCGGCAAGGGACTGTGGTGTCACTGAGGACAATGCGCAGCTGTGGATTGGTGTGCTCAAGATTGCTCAGGACAAGGGTGCATCTTACTTTTTCCTGCGCTCCCTTCCGCATGGAAGGAAGGCTCTTATTGAGCACTACGCTAGGGTCGTCGACTAGAACCTTCTATCTTTGCATTGTCTTTTGAACTTTGTGGTGTCTGTGCGTGGATTTGAACTACTAATTTCCATGAATGCTGTGTGTTCGGAGATATTTATGTGGATGCTGTTTATGTGGTTGGTTTTTATGTGCATGCTGAGTATGTCGATGGTCTTAGGTCGATGGTACTTATGTGCACGATGTGTTCGTAGTCCTACCTTTGCTGAGCTGCATGTGTTCATTATTTGTACCTTGGAGACTGATTGCTTGCAAATCTTTTGTTGTTGCAGGAAGGGGTTCATTGCTCAGAAGAGGGAAACGAAGATGCAGATTCAGATGAGGAGTTTGAAAACTTCATGATAACACAATTCATGGATGATTCTGCAGACATTGGTTTCATTTACGGTACGTTTCAGCTAGCTACGCATGTTGACACCTACTGCTGTAGAAATGTGTATAGGACAGTACCAGTAGGCTTCAGTGGTCTGGAATGGGTAGAGAGGGTCCTTTTGAATAGACAGAAATGCTACAACATGTTTAGAATGCCCCCAAATATTTTCCATCGGCTTCACGAACTTTTGCTAGAAAAATATGATTTGACATCTAGTGCAAAGTCAACCTCCATAGAGGCTTTAGGCATGTTTCTGTGGATGGTTGGAGCTCCGCAGTCAGTAAGGCAAGCCGAGGACAGATTTGAAAGATCCATGGGGACGGTTCACAGCATGTTTTACAAGGTTTTAAAGTCTTTACTCAAACTTGCTGCTGACATCATTAAACCCAGAGACCCAGAGTTCCGAACTAGGCACCCCAGATTGATGCACCATAGGTTTGATCCATTCTTTATGGATTGTATTGGAGCAATAGATGGAACTCA
The Panicum hallii strain FIL2 chromosome 6, PHallii_v3.1, whole genome shotgun sequence genome window above contains:
- the LOC112898406 gene encoding uncharacterized protein LOC112898406 — encoded protein: MVSQMQLHNEIQTQRNAAMKAARDCGVTEDNAQLWIGVLKIAQDKGASYFFLRSLPHGRKALIEHYAREGVHCSEEGNEDADSDEEFENFMITQFMDDSADIGFIYGVWCCRQILSGGLGVPEPTGLLGSLQGQQVPSPRVSKRQRTSR